Proteins encoded within one genomic window of Episyrphus balteatus chromosome 1, idEpiBalt1.1, whole genome shotgun sequence:
- the LOC129907842 gene encoding uncharacterized protein LOC129907842 — protein sequence MGLRCIQINLQHAKAASAVLSHRFNKEHLDIAFIQEPYIVKDQIKGLSGELIYDSSSEGRPRACIMINKSIITIPIPQYTNKDMVAAIIQLQTSEGRSEAVICSAYLAGDSADLSFTPLQDLIDYCGRTGRQIIISCDANAHHTVWGSSNINKRGEYLLEFIFKNNLEILNYGNSPTFMNRIREEVLDLTLSTSFIGNAIQNWHVSTETSMSDHRQICFDKCIESKLPLTYRQPRATNWDDYCLEISQMIRNCPNSIRDIDSLEISCNSLNATITTGYHNACPEKTKSGTMVECQALKAKNADQKTIQQSQAQWRLDLIPHFSNQLQYRD from the coding sequence ATGGGATTGAGGTGTATCCAAATTAATCTGCAGCATGCGAAGGCTGCCTCGGCAGTACTAAGCCACAGATTCAATAAGGAACACCTTGATATAGCCTTTATCCAGGAACCTTACATAGTGAAAGACCAGATAAAAGGCCTATCAGGTGAGCTAATTTATGATTCTAGTAGTGAAGGTAGACCTAGAGCTTGCATTATGATAAATAAATCTATAATAACCATTCCTATTCCACAGTACACCAACAAGGACATGGTAGCAGCTATCATCCAGCTGCAAACCTCGGAGGGTAGGTCAGAAGCTGTCATCTGCTCAGCCTACCTGGCAGGGGATTCTGCCGACCTAAGCTTCACACCACTGCAGGATCTTATAGACTACTGTGGCAGAACAGGCCGGCAAATCATCATTAGTTGTGATGCTAACGCCCACCACACTGTATGGGGCAGCTCCAACATAAACAAAAGGGGTGAGTACCTTCtagaattcatttttaaaaataatcttgaaatcTTAAACTATGGGAATAGCCCTACTTTCATGAACAGAATCAGGGAAGAAGTCCTTGATCTCACCCTATCCACTTCATTCATAGGTAATGCTATACAAAACTGGCATGTTTCGACTGAAACATCAATGTCAGATCACCGGCAAATTTGCTTTGATAAATGTATAGAATCAAAACTCCCCTTAACGTACAGACAACCGAGAGCGACAAACTGGGACGACTACTGCCTAGAAATCTCGCAAATGATCAGAAACTGTCCAAACAGCATCAGAGATATTGACAGCCTCGAAATAAGCTGCAACAGTCTTAATGCAACAATCACCACTGGCTACCATAACGCATGCCCAGAGAAAACGAAATCAGGCACCATGGTGGAATGCCAAGCTCTCAAAGCTAAGAACGCTGACCAGAAAACTATTCAACAAAGCCAAGCGCAATGGAGACTGGACCTCATACCGCACTTCTCTAACCAACTACAATACAGAGATTAG